A stretch of Colletotrichum lupini chromosome 2, complete sequence DNA encodes these proteins:
- a CDS encoding cytochrome P450: MKRGVPPSHMPFYAQAPNRHSSPASTSRSITSPEIIGREAVLLRLVGGYTVHPRGGLGSGRKRVFRVFGEHEPGHKLLKDFSYSLNMIIPHDISSLGNVRLAVALPIVLFALGVFRLISRVVYNIYFHPLKDYPGPKLHAATRIPLSRMITSGKAHKRLAELHKQYGPVVRLGPDTIDWADPRAFKDLMGHSKGGGGMENYKDPVNAKYKPHSIINSGREDHARIRRVLAHGFSAQAMVNQQPLIQAQIDLLIRRLHENCDDGGKALNMVSWYNWTTFDIIGDLAFGEPFGCLENSDYHPWVSIIFDNIHAGVWRNQFQRYWITRPFARWLIPKELKNKTKFHNDMSQEKVQRRMALGESRPDFVQSMMMKEGPLAMSKPEIEQTADTLIIAGSETTASVLSGVTYFLTMHPEAMAKLAQEVRTSFNSEQEIDVLSVQKLRYMLAVLDESMRVYPVVPMGLTRVVKPGGDYICERFVPAGTRVMVSQWPMYHNDKYFAEPDSFIPERWLGDSRFENDDKAALQPFSFGPRNCIGRNLAMSEMRVILARVIWNFDMQVADDSKNWTDQQLFGLWKKGPLNVRLTPRKTV; this comes from the exons ATGAAACGTGGCGTCCCACCATCCCATATGCCGTTCTACGCTCAAGCCCCCAACAGACACAGCTCCCCCGCCTCGACGTCGCGCAGTATAACGTCACCAGAGATCATCGGACGGGAAGCCGTGTTGCTTCGATTGGTTGGAGGTTACACCGTTCATCCCCGGGGCGGGCTCGGCTCCGGTCGTAAACGTGTCTTTCGCGTCTTCGGCGAGCATGAACCCGGGCACAAGTTGTTA AAAGACTTTTCTTATT CACTCAATATGATTATTCCACACGATATCTCGAGCTTGGGCAATGTACGACTGGCGGTCGCATTGCCTATCGTCCTCTTTGCTTTG GGCGTTTTCCGTCTGATCTCGAGGGTGGTTTACAACATTTACTTCCACCCACTGAAAGACTACCCTGGGCCGAAGCTCCACGCCGCTACCCGTATCCCGCTCAGTCGAATGATCACCAGCGGTAAAGCTCACAAGAGACTGGCAGAGCTTCACAAGCAATATGGACCTGTGGTCAGGCTCGGCCCAGATACAATCGACTGGGCCGACCCGCGGGCTTTCAAGGACTTGATGGGCCACAGCAAGGGCGGTGGTGGCATGGAGAACTACAAAGACCCTGTCAATGCTAAGTACAAGCCGCACAGCATCATCAACTCCGGCCGCGAGGATCACGCACGTATTCGCCGCGTTCTAGCCCACGGATTTTCCGCTCAGGCCATGGTCAATCAGCAACCCCTGATTCAAGCTCAGATCGACTTATTGATCCGGCGACTTCATGAGAACTGTGATGACGGAGGGAAAGCGCTGAATATGGTTTCGTGGTATAATTGGACGACTTTTGACATCATTGGTGACCTGGCCTTTGGCGAACCCTTTGGTTGTCTGGAGAACTCGGACTATCACCCGTGGGTGTCAATCATTTTCGACAATATCCATGCCGGTGTATGGAGAAATCAGTTCCAGCGATACTGGATTACACGCCCATTTGCCAGGTGGTTGATTCCGAAAGAGTTGAAGAACAAGACAAAGTTCCACAATGACATGAGCCAGGAGAAGGTTCAACGCCGTATGGCACTCGGTGAGTCAAGGCCGGACTTCGTCCAGTCTATGATGATGAAGGAGGGCCCTTTG GCGATGTCAAAGCCGGAAATTGAGCAAACCGCAGACACCTTGATCATTGCAGGCTCAGAAACAACGGCATCTGTGCTTTCAGGAGTAACTTACTTCCTAACGATGCATCCCGAAGCCATGGCCAAATTGGCACAAGAAGTTCGCACATCATTCAACTCAGAGCAAGAAATCGATGTTCTTAGTGTTCAGAAACTCCGTTACATGCTCGCGGTCCTCGATGAGAGCATGCGCGTTTACCCAGTCGTACCCATGGGTCTCACTCGAGTTGTCAAGCCGGGCGGCGACTACATCTGCGAAAGGTTCGTGCCGGCGGGT ACGCGAGTGATGGTCTCCCAGTGGCCCATGTACCACAACGATAAGTACTTCGCAGAGCCCGATTCTTTCATCCCCGAGAGATGGCTTGGAGACTCCCGCTTCGAGAACGACGATAAAGCTGCTCTCCAGCCATTCTCTTTCGGTCCTAGGAACTGCATTGGTCGGAA CCTGGCCATGTCCGAAATGCGAGTAATTCTTGCCAGAGTCATCTGGAACTTTGACATGCAAGTCGCAGATGACAGCAAGAACTGGACTGATCAGCAGCTGTTTGGTTTGTGGAAGAAGGGTCCTCTGAACGTGAGGTTGACGCCTCGGAAGACGGTGTGA
- a CDS encoding allantoate permease, with protein MPGYYYRATETEAFGYMSIDVPSDLEAGPWQRMHRCGAEVFETLIKGGLKQPNASKLLTPTSFPQESAIIKMTNDTTRDSRHTALDDGSFTVSGAYDKYAPSQAVKLETIGEEALAIDPVIEKRVLQKIDLFLMPAMVIGYGLVYYDKAILGSAALFGMTGDLHLSVVDTSFTPPKTDTTRLSWATSIFYFGQLIGSYPMTYLLQRFNTRWTLGPVVMIWAVICAATAGVTTWQGLLVQRFFLGFTESVIPTAFMTTVSGYYTQREQALRQSWWFSGTGWFTIIGCALNYGFAQIQGGALTPWQYIYVLAGGLTFLFGIWCFFLPNSPLTAWFLTPEERAVAIERLRQGQTGVKNQNIKTAQIKEALLDAKVWLVALTMASGYKVNGAVSGFGPLIVSTFGYSALDSILFQFPLGAICAIGIPVAGWLCSKYRNIRIPVLIGCTLPVIAGFVIIWKSDWGHRPIAPVVGYSLIGFFGPVVSLTVTLGASNVAGETKKSFMASAVFVAYCVGNIVGPQLVKSETKPQHYPQLWTGLIICYCITILSSLGLYVILYRENRRRDALGLDENERDRLAFKDLTDKENEHFRYVL; from the exons ATGCCGGGATATTACTATCGGGCCACAGAAACCGAGGCTTTCGGTTACATGTCCATAGATGTGCCGTCTGATCTTGAAGCTGGTCCCTGGCAGAGGATGCATCGCTGTGGGGCCGAAGTATTC GAAACTCTCATCAAGGGTGGCCTCAAACAACCGAATGCCTCCAAACTATTGACACCGACGTCCTTCCCACAAGAATCGGCAATCATCAAAATGACAAACGATACCACTAGGGATAGCCGCCATACGGCTCTTGACGATGGATCATTCACAGTATCAGGAGCATATGACAAATATGCACCTAGTCAGGCAGTCAAACTGGAGACAATTGGCGAGGAAGCTCTTGCCATTGATCCTGTCATTGAGAAGAGGGTGCTCCAGAAAATCGATCTCTTCTTGATGCCAGCCATGGTCATAG GCTATGGTTTGGTTTACTATGATAAG GCAATTCTTGGCAGTGCTGCGTTATTCGGAATGACTGGTGACCTGCATCTTTCAGTTGTCGATACCTCTTTCACCCCGCCAAAGACCGACACAACACGACTAAGTTGGGCAACTTCGATATTCTACTTTGGTCAGCTGATAGGTTCGTATCCAATGACGTATCTACTTCAACGCTTCAATACCAGATGGACACTTGGCCCCGTGGTCATGATTTGGGCAGTCATTTGTGCTGCGACAGCGGGAGTGACGACTTGGCAAGGTCTCCTGGTTCAAAGATTCTTCTTGG GTTTCACCGAGTCTGTCATTCCAACAGCTTTCATGACTACCGTCAGCGGCTATTACACCCAAAGAGAACAAGCACTCCGCCAGAGTTGGTGGTTTTCCGGAACTGGCTGGTTCACCATCATTGGATGCGCTCTCAACTACGGATTCGCCCAAATACAAGGAGGCGCGTTGACTCCATGGCAGTACATCTATGTACTTGCTGGAGGCTTAACGTTCCTATTTGGTATTTGGTGTTTCTTCCTACCCAACTCTCCCCTGACCGCCTGGTTTCTCACTCCGGAAGAGCGAGCTGTCGCAATTGAGAGATTGCGTCAGGGACAAACTGGAGTTAAGAATCAAAACATCAAGACTGCTCAGATCAAGGAAGCACTACTGGACGCCAAGGTCTGGCTAGTCGCCTTGACCATGGCCTCGGG GTATAAAGTCAATGGAGCTGTATCTGGGTTCGGTCCCCTCATCGTTTCGACGTTCGGATACTCGGCTTTAGACAGCATTCTTTTTCAATTCCCGCTAGGTGCAATTTGCGCCATCGGTATCCCCGTCGCTGGATGGCTCTGCTCTAAATACCGCAATATCCGGATCCCAGTACTGATAGGATGCACTCTCCCAGTCATTGCGGGCTTTGTTATTATATGGAAGTCAGACTGGGGCCATCGTCCCATTGCCCCTGTTGTCGGATACTCACTTATTGGCTTCTTTGGGCCGGTCGTCAGCTTGACGGTCACCCTTGGGGCCAGCAATGTTGCAGGAGAAACCAAAAAAAGCTTCATGGCTTCTGCCGTATTTGTCGCATATTGCGTTGGAAACATAGTTGGGCCTCAGCTTGTGAAGAGCGAGACTAAACCCCAACATTATCCTCAGCTATGGACGGGGTTGATTATTTG CTACTGCATCACTATTCTGTCTTCTTTGGGCCTCTATGTTATCCTCTATAGAGAAAACAGGAGACGGGATGCTCTCGGCCTAGACGAAAATGAGCGGGATAGACTCGCATTCAAGGACTTGACCGATAAGGAAAATGAGCACTTTAGATACGTTCTGTAG
- a CDS encoding flavonol synthase, producing MTTTTSKTAPVHVPYIQATETSEQLDWADLVALDLSKFDKSGGKEELAEEFTRAIEQIGFFYVINHGLSREAIDQQYALASSVLSLSDEDKAPYRAALEAGDFNGWKPPGTRELMPGVRDNFEIYNIPKFISEHASRPHPDVVTENFASIEQFSRYVNDEIIRKLLVIFALALGLEDEEWFVKKHRYEKSSGDHLRYMKYYVRTDEENRKLGGVWLKGHSDMGSLTLLFRQPVAALQVLTNDGTWKWVRPQTDALTVNIADALQFLTNGYLKSSIHRVVAPPKDQAHIDRLGVIYMVRIEDDTDLVPIKESPVLQKLGLSEGAVLGSDGKPVKAGEWVRERIIKNIGATSQSNGDNSVNDLEVIKGIKTTYFD from the exons ATGACAACCACGACCTCAAAGACAGCTCCAGTCCATGTACCTTACATTCAAGCTACCGAGACAAGCGAGCAGCTAGATTGGGCAGATCTGGTGGCCTTGGACTTATCCAAATTTGACAAGTCCGGGGGTAAAGAGGAGCTTGCAGAAGAATTCACGAGAGCGATTGAACAGATAG GCTTCTTTTACGTCATCAACCATGGTCTCAGTCGGGAAGCCATCGATCAGCAGTATGCTCTGGCCTCGTCCGTTCTCAGTCTGTCGGATGAAGACAAGGCACCATACAGAGCAGCACTTGAGGCCGGCGATTTCAATGGTTGGAAGCCCCCAGGCACCAGAGAGCTGATGCCAGGCGTCCGGGACAACTTCGAGATTTACAACATCCCAAAGTTCATCTCGGAGCATGCGTCACGACCGCATCCCGATGTAGTCACAGAGAACTTCGCGTCAATCGAGCAGTTCTCCCGATACGTCAACGACGAGATTATCCGGAAGCTTCTCGTCATATTTGCGCTGGCACTTGGTCTTGAGGACGAGGAGTGGTTCGTCAAGAAGCATCgttacgagaagtctagcgGCGACCATCTCCGATACATGAAGTATTACGTCAGAACCGATGAGGAGAATCGAAAGCTGGGTGGTGTTTGGCTGAAGGG ACACTCAGATATGGGCAGCCTGACATTGCTCTTTCGGCAACCTGTCGCTGCGCTCCAGGTCCTCACGAACGACGGGACCTGGAAGTGGGTGCGCCCGCAGACGGACGCGCTGACGGTGAACATTGCTGATGCGCTGCAATTCCTCACAA ACGGGTACCTTAAGTCAAGCATCCACAGAGTCGTAGCGCCTCCGAAAGACCAAGCACATATCGATCGTCTGGGGGTTATTTACATGGTTCGCATAGAAGATGATACGGACCTGGTCCCCATTAAGGAGTCTCCCGTTCTACAGAAGCTTGGCCTCTCTGAGGGCGCTGTACTTGGAAGTGACGGTAAGCCTGTGAAGGCAGGAGAGTGGGTGAGGGAGAGGATAATCAAGAACATCGGTGCCACGAGTCAGTCCAACGGTGACAATTCGGTCAATGATCTAGAAGTCATCAAGGGTATCAAGACAACATATTTTGATTGA
- a CDS encoding C6 zinc finger domain-containing protein, whose product MAVLEPDRPQLEVMTRRHYARLLEGLRKALCDDAACPFGERDEDKKLYTLLILIMLCVFEGVQGDNSGAVYHHIRASRHYVMELAADTYKPSASKKTEHIRGFLLEIYAMFALKLAVTPRGLQEENPVTVDPFLGSLEFLGQFKSRGFMLGFGHGLFAMIPDISNLLEKRRREELSGSTSDGLFESYKSLLKKLDSLDPSSDVLEDEDACPRYQQSTAVAIYRTALILIVHSAFHQDIHKNAELLAEIESRIDKILPLCWAVYTSKSPLRRMMLWPGSILASCCKKPEHVHAFRLGLNSNPRSPGGVREAAKAVELLWQDDDPRAYGPRGLNMVMKKHGLSFSMC is encoded by the exons ATGGCCGTTCTAGAGCCTGATCGCCCGCAGTTGGAAGTTATGACTCGAAGGCATTATGCCCGGCTGCTTGAAGGACTACGAAAAGCGCTTTGTGACGATGCGGCGTGTCCATTTGGCGAACGCGATGAGGACAAGAAGCTCTACACGCTTCTGATTCTCATTATGCTATGCGTTTTCGAA GGGGTTCAAGGCGATAACTCGGGGGCCGTCTATCATCATATTCGAGCTAGCCGTCATTACGTGATGGAATTGGCAGCTGACACCTACAAGCCATCAGCTTCAAAGAAGACTGAGCATATCCGTGGCTTTCTCCTGGAGATATATGCCATGTTCGCTCTAAAGTTAGCAGTCACGCCACGAGGCTTGCAGGAGGAGAACCCCGTGACAGTGGATCCTTTTCTCGGCTCTCTAGAATTTCTGGGCCAATTCAAGTCGCGAGGATTCATGCTAGGTTTTGGCCATGGGCTCTTTGCCATGATACCAGATATCTCAAATCTTCTTGAGAAGCGTAGGAGAGAGGAACTGAGTGGATCCACATCCGATGGTCTGTTCGAATCTTACAAGTCACTTCTGAAGAAGCTAGACTCATTGGATCCCTCATCCGACGTTCTTGAAGACGAAGACGCATGCCCTCGCTACCAACAATCAACAGCCGTCGCCATTTACCGCACCGCTCTAATTCTCATCGTTCATTCTGCCTTCCACCAAGATATACATAAGAACGCGGAACTCCTTGCTGAGATCGAATCTCGGATAGACAAGATATTGCCTCTCTGTTGGGCCGTTTATACCAGCAAGTCACCGCTGCGGAGGATGATGCTGTGGCCGGGGTCAATTTTGGCATCCTGTTGTAAGAAGCCAGAGCACGTCCACGCCTTTCGATTGGGACTAAACTCGAATCCGCGATCGCCAGGTGGTGTACGAGAAGCGGCTAAAGCGGTTGAACTGTTGTGGCAAGATGATGATCCGAGAGCTTATGGACCTCGAGGGTTGAACATGGTGATGAAGAAACACGGTCTTAGCTTTAGCATGTGCTAA